In Desulfobacter hydrogenophilus, the genomic stretch TGGCATCGGTCATACAACCCGGCAGATCAGCTATGCTGACGGTATCCTCTTCCACAAGGACTGACAACCGTTCCACCAGATTTTCCAGTTCTCTGATGTTTCCAGGCCATTCATAGGTCGCAAGCACCTGTTTTACCGAATCAGGAAATATTTTGGGCATGTATTCGGTATTGCGCCGTGCAAAACCGGACTGAAAATGGTCCACTAAGGGTATGATATCTTCAGGGCGTTCCCGCAGGGGCAGGATGTCAATGGGAATCACATTAAGACGGTAATACAGGTCTTCCCTGAATTCGTTATTTTCTATGGCTGCGGTCAGGTTTTTGTTGGTGGCCGAAATTACCCTGATATCCACCGATATGGTCTGGGATCCGCCCACTCGCTCGAACCGTCTTTCCTGCAACGCGCGTAAAAGTTTTACCTGCAGATCAGGGCTCATGTCACCGATTTCATCCAGAAAAATCGTACCTTTATCGGCAATTTCAAAACGCCCTGTCCTTGCACGGTGGGCACCGGTAAATGCGCCTCTCTCATGCCCGAACAACTCACTTTCGAGCAGCTCGCTGGGAATTGCCCCGCAATTGATTACCACCATGGGGCCGTCTTTTCTTGCTGAATTCTTATGGATGGCCCGGGCAATAAGTTCTTTGCCTGTACCGCTTTCTCCTGTGATAAGCACCGATGAATCAGAGCGCGCAACTTTACGCACCCGGTCAAGCACGGCCATCAGTCCTTTACTTATGCCGGCAATACCGTTGCGGTTGAAACTCGATACGTTTTTCGGCGGGGCGTCAACAGACCCCGTTGTTTTTTCAGCAGTTGCTTGGGCCATTGGAATTTAACTTACTTAAGAATTTTTTTGAGTTTGTCGGAAATAGCCTCTGCCGTAAACGGCTTGACCACGTAATTGGAGACACCGGCTTGTACGGCTTCTATAACGTTTTGTTTCTGGGCTTCTGCCGTGACCATCAGGAAAGGTGCGGTCTTGTACTGGGTGCTGGTCCGGACCTTTTTGAGCAGTTCAAGGCCCGTCATCTTGGGCATGTTCCAGTCGGAAATAATCAGATCAATCTTCTGGCTTTCAAGGACGTCCCAAGCTGTTGTGCCGTCATCGGCCTCCACCAGATTTTTAAAACCAAGCTGTTTTAAAATATTCTTCAGAATACGGCGCATGGTCGCAAAATCGTCAACTATCAAAATCTTGATGGATGTGTCCATTGCCACATTGTCCTCCTTAATTGGATTGAAACCCATCTTCTATCTATCAAAACACACCTCAATTGTAAATTCTCCACCATCGGTTTGGAAAGGGATCGCGATTTTAGGGCCATTCCCATAGTGCCTGATTGTATGTCTTCTCCCAGTGATCACTGATGGTATGGCAGCATTGAACATCTTGCCCATTTCATCAAGTTCCCGCCGGGCCTGTCCGGAAATCATATTTGTCAATTCCCCAACGGCATCGGCGATATCACCGTTGAGCCTGTCTATTTTTTCTCCGAACATGTTGGAAACAACTGTTAAAATACATTTCTCTTCAAAGGTTACGGCAATGGTTCCCTGGGCGACGCCGGTCAGTCCCATGACACCGGTGACATCACCCACGGCGATATTATCTTTTTTTAAATAGGGTTTCCCCGCAGAAACCGTAACAAAAGCCATTGTCTCCAATACGTTTATGGTTGCATTGATGAATGGATTTATCAGTGTGACATCCAAGGAACAACCCCTCCAGACGGTTTAAATTTAACTTCATATACTGCCGGGTAACTAATCAGAGCCTTCAATATTGTACAAAACCAACGTTTTCAGATGGGTATACGTATCTACGTCCATGGACTCGAACTCTACACCGAATCCGGTATTCGTGTGTCTGACGATTCGTCCTTGAATTTTCAGTTTGAGGTCGTCTATTCCTCCGGACAGATAAACATTCACCCGGCACGCCGTATCCAAGGAAGGCCGCTTATCTGTCTTGACAAATACGCCTTTCTGGCTCAGATTCTTTGAATGGGCCGTAAACTGTACGTTTTGTCCGGACTCATCAAGCATATGGATTTCGATTTTGGTTGTAAAAATTACCCTGGAATATTTTCGCCTATCGTCTTTGTCTGAAATGCTCAATGCAATTTCACTCCACGCTGAAAGATATAAAATGTTATACTCAATAATTTTTTAAATTAGATTAGCATATTTCATTTTCAGGCTCAAGTCATTAAGGACCGCAGATTAAATAAGTTGGGCAGAAATAACGCCGAATTTTGGTTCATCTACACGGCGCATGAAAGGTCGAATAGCAGGCCTGTTAAGCTTTTCATGCAACGAAGGAGATGGGCCAAAAGGCAAGCTATTTCGTTCAAGTTATTTAATTTGCGGTCCTAAAAGTCATCCGGCAGGTCCTGATTCGCCACCCGCAGAAAAACATCCACCACATCAGGGTCAAATTGAGTACCTGAATTTTTAATTATAATGCCGATGACGACATTCTTATCTTTTTTTTTCCGGTAGGCCCTGTCCGAGGCCATCGCGTCATAACTGTCGGCAACCGATAATATCCTTGCATGCTTAGGAATCTGTCCGCCTTTAAGGCCGTCGGGATATCCCGTGCCGTCAAAACGTTCGTGGTGATGCCGGATAATCTTCGCTTCTCTACCCCACAGACCCAGTTTGCTTATAATATCAGCGCCGATGGCAGGATGCTCTTTTACTTTTTCGTATTCATCTTCGGTAAGGCGTCCGGGCTTTAAGAGGATATCATCCCTAATACCTATTTTACCGATATCATGAAGGCTGCCTGCCACATTGATTATGTCCAGTTCTTCTTCAGTACACCCCATTTCCTCGGCAATGATCTGGGCGAATCTGGCCACTCTGCTGGAGTGTTTTCGGGTATAAAGATCCCGGACTTCAAGTGCGGTAACAAACGCAAACAGGGTGGAGAACAGATTCTCATATATATTTTCATATAAAGCTATGTTTTCAATTCCCGAGGCGGCTTTCTGGGTGATAAAATTTAAATAGTAAATATCCTTCTCTCCAAAAGAACGCGGCCCTTGGAAAATATAAGCCGACACAACACCGAAAATTTTATCCCGGATTTTCAATGGTGCAACCATAAAGGAGTTTACCTGCTCTTTCATTGATGGGATTCCGGACGCATCTGCGATGAGACAGGGCGTGTGATCGCTTCCCAGCGACTCTATAATAAATGCTTTTTCCTGTTCAGGAATATCTATGGAATAGGATGCCGGGCATTTTTTATTTTTCGCATCGGCTTTGTCCACAAGGACCAGGGAACTGCCCTGTTCTGAATACACATGGAAAAAGACCAGGTCCGCCTTGAGTTCTTCGACGCCTAATCGGACAACCTTGTTAAAAATTTCGTAACTGGAATCAATGGCGGCAAAATCTTCCATGACCCGGTTTAAAGTGTTGACATCCTCCACCTTTTTGATCAGTTCGTTGTTGAGTTGATGCAAGCGTTCCTGACGTTCCACCTCTTCTTTAAGGATCAGATTTTCAATAAAAAGTCCGCGTTCTCGCAATATCCTGCGAAGGGTCAACTCCATCTGTTCGAGGTTCACCGGCTTGATCAGGTAATCCACAACGCCGTTTTTCAGAGTCTGTATGGTATTTTCAAGGGAAGGATACCCGGTCATCACCACAACAGGCAGTGTATTGTCAATATGGCGAATTTGTTCGGCAAGTTCGAGCCCGTCCATCACCGGCATATTTATATCGGTGAAAACGCAATCTATTTTTTTTTGGTTGACAATAGCCAGAGCGTTTTCCCCGTTTCCTGCGGTATATACCTGGTAGCCTTTTCTTTCAAAAAATCCTTCGGTGACATCCAGAATGTCGTTTTCATCATCCACCACTAGGATTTTAATGCTATCCTTATTCATCCATCCAAACCTGTTGTTAATCGGAATTGACTTAAATTTTACATGTATACGAAACCCCACATTTTATCAACCAAAATCAAAATGTCTAAATCTTCGGCAAAACTCACGTGAAGAGAACTTGATTTGGTTTTTTTTTATTTATCAAGAATAATATTCTTGACTTTGTACAAAACAACGAATATTCTTTCTCGGGAATAAAACTTACATGATAAATTTAACTTAAATTGAATATAATTTAGTATGGATAAAACTGACCTGGAAATTCTTAAAATCTTGCAGAAAAAAGCCAGAATCCCCAATGTTGAGGTTGCCAGAACCATTGGCATGGCACCTTCCGCAGTGCTTGAGCGGATTAAAAAGTTGGAGGCAAAAAAGATCATCCAGGGCTATGAGGTGCGCCTGAACCCGGATATGTTCGGCTGTGCCATGACCGCCTTTGTCAGCATCCAGGTGACCCGCCCGTCCAAGATTCGGGAAACCGGCGAACAGCTGGCAACCATTGAACAGGTCCAGGAAGTCCATTATCTGGCCGGTGGCGACACCTTGATGATTAAAATAAAGGCATCCGGCAACATGGCGCTGGAAGAACTGATACAAACCCGGATCGCCGATGTGAGCAGCGTAAAGGCGACCAAAACATTTATTGCGCTTTCCACGTTTAAGGAAAGCGCCAAGATTAAACTGCCGGATGACGTTTAATTTGTGTTTGAGCGGAAAATCACCCATCTGCGGCGTTGTAAAAAACTTGCATCTGGACAACTTTTCACTCAAACACGGGTTTTCACTCCGGAACATTAATATAAAGGAATTATTATCATGCCCATGTCACCTGAATTCAAAGGAAGGCTGTCAGCGGTGGTCCAGGATGCCGTCGCAGCCTTTGGCAGCCCTTTT encodes the following:
- a CDS encoding sigma-54 interaction domain-containing protein, with the protein product MAQATAEKTTGSVDAPPKNVSSFNRNGIAGISKGLMAVLDRVRKVARSDSSVLITGESGTGKELIARAIHKNSARKDGPMVVINCGAIPSELLESELFGHERGAFTGAHRARTGRFEIADKGTIFLDEIGDMSPDLQVKLLRALQERRFERVGGSQTISVDIRVISATNKNLTAAIENNEFREDLYYRLNVIPIDILPLRERPEDIIPLVDHFQSGFARRNTEYMPKIFPDSVKQVLATYEWPGNIRELENLVERLSVLVEEDTVSIADLPGCMTDAKTETTRVCVAGVFQKNIGFNEAVESYQKSLITHALNKTGWVKARAAEMLKMNRTTLVEKIKKMDIEPEDEMPVF
- a CDS encoding response regulator; the protein is MDTSIKILIVDDFATMRRILKNILKQLGFKNLVEADDGTTAWDVLESQKIDLIISDWNMPKMTGLELLKKVRTSTQYKTAPFLMVTAEAQKQNVIEAVQAGVSNYVVKPFTAEAISDKLKKILK
- a CDS encoding chemotaxis protein CheX, giving the protein MAFVTVSAGKPYLKKDNIAVGDVTGVMGLTGVAQGTIAVTFEEKCILTVVSNMFGEKIDRLNGDIADAVGELTNMISGQARRELDEMGKMFNAAIPSVITGRRHTIRHYGNGPKIAIPFQTDGGEFTIEVCFDR
- a CDS encoding PilZ domain-containing protein; this translates as MSISDKDDRRKYSRVIFTTKIEIHMLDESGQNVQFTAHSKNLSQKGVFVKTDKRPSLDTACRVNVYLSGGIDDLKLKIQGRIVRHTNTGFGVEFESMDVDTYTHLKTLVLYNIEGSD
- a CDS encoding HD domain-containing phosphohydrolase; translation: MNKDSIKILVVDDENDILDVTEGFFERKGYQVYTAGNGENALAIVNQKKIDCVFTDINMPVMDGLELAEQIRHIDNTLPVVVMTGYPSLENTIQTLKNGVVDYLIKPVNLEQMELTLRRILRERGLFIENLILKEEVERQERLHQLNNELIKKVEDVNTLNRVMEDFAAIDSSYEIFNKVVRLGVEELKADLVFFHVYSEQGSSLVLVDKADAKNKKCPASYSIDIPEQEKAFIIESLGSDHTPCLIADASGIPSMKEQVNSFMVAPLKIRDKIFGVVSAYIFQGPRSFGEKDIYYLNFITQKAASGIENIALYENIYENLFSTLFAFVTALEVRDLYTRKHSSRVARFAQIIAEEMGCTEEELDIINVAGSLHDIGKIGIRDDILLKPGRLTEDEYEKVKEHPAIGADIISKLGLWGREAKIIRHHHERFDGTGYPDGLKGGQIPKHARILSVADSYDAMASDRAYRKKKDKNVVIGIIIKNSGTQFDPDVVDVFLRVANQDLPDDF
- a CDS encoding Lrp/AsnC family transcriptional regulator; the encoded protein is MDKTDLEILKILQKKARIPNVEVARTIGMAPSAVLERIKKLEAKKIIQGYEVRLNPDMFGCAMTAFVSIQVTRPSKIRETGEQLATIEQVQEVHYLAGGDTLMIKIKASGNMALEELIQTRIADVSSVKATKTFIALSTFKESAKIKLPDDV